The proteins below are encoded in one region of Aulosira sp. FACHB-615:
- a CDS encoding B12-binding domain-containing radical SAM protein: MKALLLYPQFPQSFWSYDRFMEIAGLKAVLPPLGIITVAALLPQEWEIRFCDRNVNLETEADWEWCDLVILSAMLVQKPDFHTLIQKAVRLGKKVAVGGPYPTSIPQDALNSGADYLILDEGELTVPQFLAALNQGQEQGIFRSLEKPDVSQSPMPRFDLLQRDAYLMMAIQFSRGCPFNCEFCDIITLYGRKPRTKEPQQTIAELQALYDLGWRGSLFIVDDNFIGNQRNVKRFLRELIPWMKQHSYPFTFITEASVNLAEDEELLQLMNEAGFYAVFLGIETPDQESLQLTQKLQNTRSPLVQACEKINQAGILIYAGFILGFDGERPGAGEKIQAFVEQTNIPQPMLGILQALPNTALWNRLQKEQRLLESKGIGATEVGDQNTLMNFIPSRSIDEIAREYVEGLWTLYEPRNYLRRCFQQCLSLGSLPQRKQTMQLSPGKALRLVVKLIWLQGLRQPEIRVQFWQQLWAILRTKPQVLNMYLGLCAAGEHFWEYRVLARQRITQQLGYDPLIVSALPKQEPVLVK, translated from the coding sequence ATGAAAGCATTATTGCTCTACCCTCAGTTTCCCCAATCTTTTTGGTCTTACGATCGCTTCATGGAAATCGCCGGACTTAAAGCCGTTTTACCGCCATTAGGAATTATTACCGTTGCAGCACTATTACCCCAAGAATGGGAAATTAGATTTTGCGATCGCAATGTCAATCTGGAAACAGAAGCTGATTGGGAGTGGTGCGATCTCGTCATCTTGTCGGCCATGCTGGTGCAGAAACCAGATTTTCATACCCTGATTCAAAAAGCAGTCCGCTTAGGTAAAAAAGTAGCAGTTGGTGGCCCTTACCCAACATCTATTCCACAAGATGCTTTGAACTCTGGAGCGGATTATTTAATTTTGGATGAGGGGGAATTAACTGTTCCGCAATTTTTAGCAGCCCTCAATCAAGGTCAAGAACAAGGAATATTTCGCTCCCTGGAAAAACCTGATGTCAGCCAAAGCCCGATGCCCCGTTTTGACTTGTTGCAACGGGATGCTTACTTGATGATGGCTATCCAGTTTTCTCGCGGTTGCCCCTTTAACTGCGAATTTTGCGATATTATTACACTCTACGGTCGCAAACCACGCACAAAAGAACCTCAGCAAACCATTGCTGAGTTACAAGCTCTGTATGATTTAGGCTGGCGAGGGTCACTGTTTATTGTTGACGATAACTTTATTGGCAATCAACGGAACGTCAAACGTTTCTTGCGAGAGTTGATTCCGTGGATGAAACAACACTCCTATCCCTTCACATTTATCACTGAAGCTTCTGTGAATTTAGCTGAAGATGAAGAACTGTTGCAATTGATGAATGAAGCAGGTTTCTATGCTGTCTTTCTCGGTATAGAAACTCCAGACCAAGAAAGTTTGCAACTAACACAAAAACTGCAAAATACTCGTAGTCCTCTTGTGCAAGCCTGTGAGAAAATTAATCAAGCAGGTATACTCATCTATGCAGGGTTTATCCTCGGTTTTGATGGAGAACGCCCAGGCGCAGGAGAAAAAATTCAAGCTTTTGTCGAACAAACCAATATTCCTCAACCAATGTTGGGTATTCTTCAAGCTTTGCCTAACACTGCTTTATGGAACCGTCTGCAAAAAGAGCAGCGTTTGTTAGAGAGTAAGGGTATTGGTGCAACTGAAGTGGGAGACCAGAATACCTTAATGAATTTCATCCCCTCACGCTCCATTGATGAAATTGCGAGAGAATATGTAGAAGGCTTATGGACTTTATATGAACCCAGAAACTATCTAAGACGCTGTTTTCAGCAATGTCTGAGTCTTGGTTCCCTCCCCCAGCGAAAACAAACTATGCAATTGTCTCCAGGAAAGGCATTGCGGCTGGTTGTTAAGTTAATCTGGCTTCAAGGTTTACGTCAACCAGAAATTCGTGTGCAGTTCTGGCAACAACTCTGGGCAATTCTGCGGACAAAACCGCAAGTTCTGAATATGTATTTAGGACTATGCGCTGCGGGAGAACATTTTTGGGAGTATCGGGTTTTAGCTAGACAACGAATTACTCAACAATTAGGCTACGACCCACTGATAGTCTCTGCGTTACCTAAGCAAGAACCAGTACTAGTCAAGTAG
- a CDS encoding lectin ESA-2 → MTVTATINNLYIVQNQWGGASAPWNPGGAWVIGGRSNQRVVALKVTSNDNGKTLNGTTTYAGEGPIGFRATLTTSDTYKVENQWGGSSAPWNAGGNWVLGSRGNQNVVAIDITSNDGGNTFNGTITYAGEGPIGFKSAAANGSVYTVENQWGGSSAPWNPGGTWVLGSRDNQNVVALNVTSNDGGKSLTGTNTYTGEGPIGFRGNLFGSNNYNVENQWGGSSAPWNAGGTWVIGSRAGQNVVAVNVTSNDGGKTLTGTITYAGEGPIGFRATKI, encoded by the coding sequence ATGACAGTTACTGCAACAATTAACAATCTCTATATCGTCCAAAATCAGTGGGGTGGTGCTTCTGCACCTTGGAATCCTGGTGGCGCATGGGTAATTGGAGGTAGATCAAATCAACGTGTTGTCGCGCTCAAAGTTACATCAAACGACAATGGTAAGACTCTAAATGGAACCACCACTTATGCTGGTGAAGGCCCCATTGGTTTTAGAGCTACCTTAACTACCAGCGATACATATAAAGTAGAAAATCAGTGGGGAGGTTCTTCTGCGCCTTGGAATGCAGGTGGAAATTGGGTACTAGGCAGCCGGGGAAATCAAAATGTTGTGGCAATTGATATCACATCCAACGATGGTGGTAACACCTTTAACGGAACAATAACTTATGCAGGTGAAGGCCCCATCGGCTTTAAGAGTGCGGCTGCAAACGGCAGTGTCTACACTGTAGAAAACCAATGGGGAGGTTCTTCTGCACCTTGGAATCCTGGTGGTACTTGGGTACTGGGCAGCCGGGATAATCAAAATGTAGTAGCACTCAATGTTACATCTAATGATGGCGGCAAAAGCTTAACTGGAACTAACACATATACAGGCGAAGGCCCCATCGGTTTTAGAGGCAACCTGTTTGGTAGCAATAACTACAACGTAGAAAACCAATGGGGAGGTTCTTCCGCGCCTTGGAATGCAGGTGGAACTTGGGTAATTGGTAGTCGCGCCGGACAAAATGTAGTGGCGGTGAATGTTACATCTAATGATGGTGGCAAAACCTTAACCGGAACCATTACTTATGCTGGTGAAGGCCCCATCGGTTTCCGCGCCACCAAAATCTAA